In one Alphaproteobacteria bacterium genomic region, the following are encoded:
- a CDS encoding helix-turn-helix domain-containing protein, with protein sequence MTRWASAQRPLKTCILVTERSYASSLLGVYDVLSTVSNLHHLDPNVPKDAPFDVSIVSHKGGRVRTASAQDIDSSSAIDDATDADLVIVPSISHDTKGWVRGENPEVTAWLKAVHSRGGLLCTTCSGVFMLAETGLLNGLQATLHWAHVPDFRTAFPEVQLKTERLLVTSGGNREFVMGGGASSWQDLVLYLIARFVGYPTAHAVSKFFVMRWHWEQQAAFYIFAPELDHGDDVILRCQQWLEKNFSSPNPVLAMASLTGVAPRSFIRRFRRATGLTPIQYVQQLRVDRSKRLLEQSSLSIEDICWKVGYEDAAFFRRLFKRLTGVTPGMYRKNAALPDFTDCEVW encoded by the coding sequence ATGACTCGGTGGGCGTCGGCCCAGCGGCCGCTCAAGACATGCATTCTTGTCACGGAAAGGTCCTACGCATCCTCATTGCTGGGGGTCTACGATGTCCTGTCGACGGTATCCAACCTGCACCACCTGGACCCGAACGTTCCGAAGGACGCGCCGTTCGATGTAAGCATCGTTTCTCACAAGGGGGGAAGGGTCCGTACCGCCAGCGCACAGGACATCGACAGCAGTAGCGCCATTGACGACGCGACGGACGCGGATCTGGTGATCGTCCCGTCAATTTCTCATGATACGAAGGGTTGGGTTCGCGGCGAAAATCCGGAAGTAACCGCGTGGCTGAAGGCGGTACACAGCAGGGGTGGGCTGTTGTGTACGACCTGTTCCGGTGTCTTCATGCTGGCCGAAACGGGGCTGCTCAACGGGCTGCAAGCCACGCTGCATTGGGCGCATGTTCCCGATTTCCGGACCGCCTTTCCAGAGGTTCAGCTCAAGACGGAACGGCTGCTGGTGACAAGTGGTGGCAACCGAGAATTCGTGATGGGCGGCGGCGCGTCGTCCTGGCAGGACCTCGTACTTTACTTGATCGCCCGGTTCGTCGGCTATCCGACGGCACATGCCGTCAGCAAGTTCTTTGTCATGCGCTGGCACTGGGAGCAGCAAGCGGCCTTCTATATCTTTGCCCCGGAGTTGGACCACGGCGACGATGTGATCCTGCGCTGCCAGCAATGGCTGGAGAAGAATTTTTCCAGTCCCAACCCGGTGCTCGCGATGGCCTCTCTGACCGGTGTCGCTCCAAGGAGCTTCATCAGACGGTTCAGGCGGGCGACGGGCCTGACGCCCATTCAATACGTGCAGCAACTGCGCGTCGATCGAAGCAAGCGGCTTCTGGAGCAGTCTTCCCTGTCGATCGAGGACATCTGCTGGAAGGTGGGATATGAGGATGCCGCGTTCTTCCGACGCCTCTTCAAGCGCCTGACCGGGGTCACGCCTGGCATGTATCGGAAGAACGCGGCATTGCCGGATTTCACGGATTGCGAGGTCTGGTGA
- a CDS encoding DMT family transporter, producing MAVSDSPQRTQFQEAARIRREHAIGVICALTVVLLFSGFNIMSRVGSTAGFGVWDIAALRFAVGGLIMLPLFLRRRFAGMALAAVIRMAFLGGLGFALLAYAGFFLAPAAHGAVLLHGTLPLFTFAVSLLLGESVRRGSIPGVLLIALGIGLMAFDTMRGATSTQLIGDFCLLLAALCWSACGIYVKRAGIPAVQAAALVVVVSAGLYLPVYFTVFGIDGWIAVEAQDLLVQAIFQGALVGAVSIFVYMRSVHSLGPNGTALFTAAIPCVTTLIAIHVLGEFPGRLEWAGVGIVTLGMVAAFAERLINR from the coding sequence ATGGCCGTTTCGGATTCCCCGCAAAGGACGCAGTTCCAGGAGGCCGCCCGGATCAGAAGGGAGCACGCGATAGGCGTGATCTGCGCATTGACGGTCGTTCTCCTCTTCTCCGGCTTCAACATCATGTCCCGGGTCGGAAGCACCGCAGGATTTGGGGTATGGGACATTGCGGCTCTTAGGTTCGCGGTCGGCGGCCTGATCATGCTGCCGCTGTTCCTGCGTCGGCGTTTCGCGGGCATGGCACTGGCGGCGGTAATTCGCATGGCCTTTCTGGGCGGGCTCGGGTTCGCGCTCCTTGCCTATGCCGGGTTCTTCCTGGCACCGGCAGCGCATGGCGCGGTCCTCTTGCACGGTACGCTGCCGCTGTTCACTTTTGCCGTCAGTCTGCTGCTTGGGGAAAGCGTGCGCCGCGGGTCGATTCCCGGCGTCCTGCTGATTGCCCTGGGGATCGGATTGATGGCGTTCGATACCATGCGCGGTGCGACATCCACTCAACTGATTGGGGATTTCTGCCTGCTTCTCGCCGCGCTCTGCTGGTCGGCATGCGGCATCTACGTCAAACGGGCGGGGATTCCTGCGGTTCAAGCCGCTGCCTTGGTGGTTGTTGTTTCAGCCGGGCTCTATTTGCCGGTCTATTTCACGGTGTTCGGAATCGATGGATGGATCGCCGTGGAGGCGCAGGATCTTCTGGTGCAGGCGATTTTCCAGGGGGCGCTGGTCGGCGCTGTATCCATCTTTGTCTATATGCGGTCTGTGCACAGTCTTGGCCCGAACGGAACCGCGCTGTTCACCGCGGCCATTCCATGTGTGACGACGCTGATCGCGATTCATGTGCTCGGGGAGTTTCCGGGCCGCCTTGAATGGGCTGGAGTAGGGATCGTCACGCTGGGGATGGTCGCTGCTTTCGCCGAGCGGCTGATCAACCGATGA
- a CDS encoding LysR family transcriptional regulator codes for MHFKQLRVLVAVVECQGVTAAAERLNVSQPAVSTALRSLEEQVAATLFERFSGGRRTKPTAAGLKLYAEAKEILKRWDTAVRSLKAADSRAPALRLGVLHTLAAADVAQAQAVLAKEASNWRWQLRESDASSLASDLEQGRADLLWTVVDGTDPMSRPLWHEPYVAMVAKSHPLARSGRLSIQVQDLEGERIILRGTCELPNNTLRNAGLTIRPAARTDRDQLAMSYVARDVGYAIAPRSLATSDVVPLSVSDLGLSRCIGIRWNRSDFQDAAEALGTVLAELRR; via the coding sequence ATGCATTTCAAACAACTCCGCGTGCTTGTCGCAGTCGTCGAATGCCAAGGGGTCACCGCGGCGGCAGAGCGGCTCAATGTTTCCCAGCCTGCCGTCTCAACGGCGTTGAGGTCGTTGGAGGAACAGGTGGCCGCCACGCTGTTTGAGCGGTTCAGCGGCGGAAGACGGACCAAGCCGACTGCCGCCGGACTGAAACTGTATGCCGAAGCGAAAGAGATCCTCAAACGCTGGGACACCGCGGTCCGAAGTCTGAAAGCCGCTGACAGCCGTGCGCCCGCACTCCGGCTTGGCGTGCTTCATACGCTTGCCGCTGCCGATGTCGCCCAGGCGCAGGCTGTCCTCGCCAAAGAGGCCTCGAACTGGCGATGGCAATTGCGCGAAAGCGATGCGTCGTCCCTTGCTTCCGATCTGGAACAGGGGCGCGCCGACCTGCTGTGGACCGTGGTTGATGGAACCGATCCGATGTCACGCCCCCTGTGGCATGAACCCTATGTGGCCATGGTGGCGAAATCCCATCCCCTGGCCCGCAGCGGCCGCCTGAGCATTCAGGTTCAGGATCTCGAAGGGGAACGCATCATACTTCGCGGAACATGCGAGTTGCCAAACAACACGCTGCGCAATGCGGGCCTGACGATCCGCCCTGCGGCGCGGACCGACCGCGATCAGTTGGCGATGTCCTACGTCGCGCGTGACGTCGGATATGCCATCGCCCCGCGCAGCCTCGCCACATCCGACGTCGTGCCGCTATCCGTTTCCGATCTTGGTCTATCCAGATGCATCGGAATTCGCTGGAACCGGAGCGACTTCCAGGACGCAGCGGAGGCCCTCGGAACCGTTCTGGCGGAACTGAGGCGTTAG
- a CDS encoding superoxide dismutase, translated as MAIELPALPYAQDALEPHISANTLGFHHGKHHNAYVTKCNELISGTDLDDATVEEITKAAHDKGDQGLFNQAAQVWNHTFYWNSMSPNGGGAPTGDIADKINEDFGSYEAFADAFKNAGATQFGSGWAWLVLDGGKLAVEKTPNAGTPLVEGKTPIITMDVWEHAYYLDYQNRRPDYMGAFLGNLINWDFANANLKAA; from the coding sequence ATGGCCATCGAACTGCCTGCACTGCCCTATGCTCAGGACGCCCTGGAACCGCATATTTCGGCGAACACGCTGGGCTTTCACCACGGCAAGCACCACAATGCCTATGTGACCAAGTGCAACGAGTTGATTTCCGGTACCGATCTGGACGACGCCACGGTCGAGGAAATCACCAAGGCGGCGCATGACAAGGGTGATCAGGGCCTGTTCAACCAGGCGGCCCAGGTCTGGAATCACACCTTCTACTGGAATTCGATGAGCCCGAATGGCGGCGGCGCCCCGACCGGCGACATCGCGGACAAGATCAACGAAGACTTCGGCTCCTACGAGGCCTTTGCCGATGCGTTCAAGAATGCGGGCGCAACTCAGTTCGGCTCCGGCTGGGCCTGGCTGGTCCTGGACGGCGGAAAGCTGGCCGTCGAAAAGACGCCGAATGCCGGCACGCCACTGGTCGAAGGCAAGACGCCGATCATCACGATGGATGTCTGGGAACACGCCTACTATCTGGACTACCAGAACCGCCGTCCCGACTATATGGGCGCTTTCCTCGGCAACCTGATCAACTGGGACTTTGCCAACGCCAATCTGAAGGCGGCGTAA
- a CDS encoding urate hydroxylase PuuD: MASILSNLRNTVIAGLILTIIMVAIISAWHAGSFALDYAWWTFFFRWLHVLSGVMWIGLLWYFNFVQIPNMPKIPDEQKPAIGKVIAPAALFWFRWGAMSTIVTGLILAHLNGYLSDAITLGIMSDVSRHTAIGIGMWLGTIMWFNVWFVIWPNQKRALGIVEADADSKAKSARTAMLFSRTNTLLSFPMLYAMVSAQNIY; the protein is encoded by the coding sequence ATGGCTTCAATCCTGAGCAATCTGCGTAACACGGTTATCGCGGGCCTGATCCTGACCATCATCATGGTCGCGATCATTTCGGCCTGGCATGCGGGGTCGTTCGCCCTCGACTATGCCTGGTGGACATTCTTCTTCCGCTGGCTCCACGTCTTGAGCGGTGTCATGTGGATCGGACTGCTGTGGTATTTCAATTTCGTCCAGATTCCCAACATGCCGAAAATTCCGGATGAGCAGAAGCCGGCCATCGGCAAGGTTATCGCGCCGGCGGCACTGTTCTGGTTCCGCTGGGGGGCCATGTCGACGATCGTGACAGGTCTCATTCTGGCCCATCTGAACGGATATCTGTCGGATGCCATCACGCTGGGCATCATGTCCGACGTGTCTCGGCACACGGCGATCGGGATCGGCATGTGGCTGGGTACGATCATGTGGTTCAATGTGTGGTTCGTGATCTGGCCGAACCAGAAGCGTGCGCTCGGCATCGTCGAGGCGGATGCCGACAGCAAGGCCAAATCGGCGCGGACGGCGATGCTGTTCTCGCGCACCAACACCTTGCTCTCCTTCCCGATGCTCTATGCCATGGTCTCGGCACAGAACATCTACTAA
- a CDS encoding DNA polymerase III subunit chi, whose translation MTEIRFYHLQRTPLEAALPKMLEMCLSREWKAVVMARSEERVSALSDHLWTFDDRGFLPHGDRRDGHAEQQPIWLTPEDENPNGATVLFLTDGAMSDAIGSFELVCRLFDGRDEEAVTEARTRWAAEKEAGHTLTYWQQTDRGWEKKASTEKPSEV comes from the coding sequence ATGACCGAGATCCGCTTCTATCATCTGCAGCGGACGCCGCTGGAGGCGGCGCTGCCGAAGATGCTGGAAATGTGCCTGTCCCGGGAGTGGAAGGCGGTGGTCATGGCCCGCTCGGAAGAGCGGGTTTCCGCCCTCTCGGACCATCTCTGGACATTCGATGACCGGGGATTTCTGCCACATGGCGACAGGCGGGACGGCCATGCCGAACAACAGCCGATCTGGCTGACGCCCGAGGACGAGAATCCCAATGGCGCCACGGTGCTCTTCCTGACTGACGGTGCGATGTCCGACGCGATTGGTTCCTTCGAACTGGTTTGCCGCCTGTTCGACGGCCGTGATGAGGAGGCGGTTACGGAAGCCCGCACTCGCTGGGCCGCGGAGAAGGAGGCTGGACATACGCTGACCTATTGGCAGCAGACCGATCGGGGGTGGGAAAAGAAGGCATCCACGGAGAAACCGTCGGAAGTGTGA
- a CDS encoding leucyl aminopeptidase, whose product MKISFSDKMDLPKSGMLAVGVEEGGHLPPAARAVDEASGGAVSRALAGNRFNGKKGDSLTLIAPAGMECARIALFGVGKGLQPLDWLSVGGKLVKAGNGAGDKQISVHLDCGADDLSAAAADLAEGAMLGAYRFDKYFTKKKADEKPSVKGVSIHLASAAEARKAFKPRAAVVEGVYLTRDVVSEPPNVIYPESLANVCKELEELGVKVDILNEKKMAKLGMGALLGVGQGSTRESFLVSMRWDGGAKNKAPVAFVGKGVTFDTGGISLKPGPGMEEMKWDMGGSGTVIGLMKALAGRKAKVNAVGVVGLVENMPDGNAQRPGDVVTSMSGQTIEIHNTDAEGRLVLADALWYTQQEFKPKTIIDLATLTGAIIISLGHEYAGLFSNDDDLSEQLSAAGNASGEKVWRLPLGDAYDKLLTSDCADMKNIGGRGAGSITAAQFLQRFIQDTPWAHLDIAGMAWGSKDKPTSPKGATGFGVRLLDRYVADVHESK is encoded by the coding sequence ATGAAGATCAGTTTTTCCGACAAGATGGACCTGCCGAAATCCGGAATGCTTGCCGTGGGTGTCGAAGAGGGCGGACATCTGCCGCCCGCCGCCCGGGCGGTCGACGAGGCATCCGGCGGCGCGGTGTCGCGGGCGCTGGCCGGCAACCGCTTCAACGGCAAGAAGGGGGACAGCTTGACCCTGATCGCCCCGGCAGGGATGGAATGCGCGCGTATCGCGCTGTTCGGGGTCGGCAAAGGACTGCAGCCGCTCGATTGGCTGTCGGTCGGTGGCAAGCTGGTCAAAGCCGGCAACGGCGCGGGCGACAAGCAGATTTCGGTCCATCTGGATTGCGGGGCGGACGATCTGTCAGCCGCGGCGGCTGATCTGGCAGAGGGCGCGATGCTGGGCGCCTATCGTTTCGACAAATACTTCACCAAGAAGAAGGCGGATGAGAAGCCTTCGGTCAAAGGCGTGTCGATCCACCTGGCATCCGCTGCGGAAGCCAGGAAAGCCTTCAAGCCGCGCGCCGCCGTCGTGGAAGGGGTCTATCTGACCCGCGACGTCGTGTCTGAACCGCCGAACGTCATCTATCCGGAAAGCCTTGCCAATGTCTGCAAGGAGCTTGAGGAGCTGGGCGTCAAGGTCGACATCCTGAACGAAAAGAAGATGGCGAAGCTCGGCATGGGCGCGCTGCTTGGTGTGGGCCAGGGCTCGACCCGGGAAAGCTTCCTCGTCTCCATGCGTTGGGACGGCGGTGCAAAGAACAAGGCGCCCGTCGCCTTCGTCGGGAAGGGCGTGACCTTCGATACCGGCGGGATATCGCTGAAGCCCGGCCCCGGCATGGAGGAGATGAAATGGGACATGGGCGGGTCCGGTACCGTCATCGGCCTGATGAAGGCCTTGGCGGGACGCAAGGCAAAGGTCAACGCCGTGGGCGTCGTCGGTCTGGTTGAAAACATGCCGGACGGCAATGCGCAGCGTCCGGGCGATGTGGTCACGTCGATGTCCGGCCAGACGATCGAGATCCACAATACCGACGCAGAGGGCCGTCTCGTGCTGGCGGATGCGCTTTGGTACACGCAGCAGGAATTCAAGCCCAAGACCATCATTGATCTGGCAACGCTGACCGGGGCGATCATCATCTCCCTGGGGCATGAATATGCTGGCCTGTTCTCAAATGACGACGATCTTTCGGAACAGCTTTCCGCCGCCGGGAACGCCAGTGGCGAGAAGGTCTGGCGGCTGCCGCTGGGCGATGCCTATGACAAGTTGCTGACTTCCGACTGCGCGGACATGAAGAACATTGGTGGCCGAGGCGCCGGTTCGATCACCGCCGCCCAGTTCCTGCAGCGCTTCATCCAGGATACGCCCTGGGCGCATCTCGACATTGCCGGCATGGCCTGGGGGTCAAAGGACAAGCCGACCTCCCCGAAAGGAGCGACGGGATTCGGCGTACGGCTGCTGGATCGTTACGTCGCGGATGTGCACGAGTCGAAATGA
- a CDS encoding LptF/LptG family permease translates to MKRINRYIMRQVVGVTVFATVVLCVAVMLVQSVRLIDLIVNRGLPLTEFAFMASLMVPRFVALVMPIALFGAMLFTYNRMINDSELVVMRSAGMSTASLAKPGLVVAVLASIVCLGMTLYIMPKAAQEMRFHVEKNRSQWGAALLHEGRFTTVDSTITLFVKEREGAELFGILYHNQEDPEAPYTIMAERGAVVETESGPRILVVRGSRQTFQDGTLHLVEFDRTVIDIGGPAKGHNPGWRQPEERLLPALFNPDMSNTNDRYYADKLRAEGHNRLATALLPIAYSVVALAFVLRGGFSRQGNLISLIGAVTAMILVLVGHMSAVSAAGTDLRLWPAIYLNVAVPTLVGLYFVLRPRKHRRRSADSTALAAAE, encoded by the coding sequence ATGAAACGCATTAACCGCTATATAATGCGACAGGTGGTCGGCGTGACGGTGTTCGCGACCGTCGTGCTCTGCGTTGCGGTCATGCTCGTGCAGTCAGTACGCCTGATTGATCTGATCGTAAATCGCGGACTGCCGCTTACGGAATTCGCCTTCATGGCATCGCTGATGGTGCCGCGCTTCGTCGCCCTGGTCATGCCCATCGCGCTCTTCGGCGCGATGCTGTTCACCTACAACCGCATGATCAACGACAGCGAACTGGTTGTCATGCGGTCGGCGGGCATGAGCACGGCGTCCCTTGCCAAGCCCGGGCTTGTCGTCGCCGTGCTGGCAAGCATCGTGTGTCTGGGCATGACCCTTTACATCATGCCCAAGGCCGCCCAGGAGATGCGCTTTCACGTGGAAAAGAACCGTTCACAATGGGGGGCGGCGCTTCTGCATGAAGGCCGCTTCACGACGGTGGATTCAACGATCACCCTGTTCGTCAAGGAGCGCGAGGGGGCGGAGCTTTTCGGCATTCTGTACCACAATCAGGAAGACCCCGAGGCGCCCTACACGATCATGGCTGAACGGGGCGCCGTCGTCGAAACGGAATCCGGACCGCGTATCCTGGTGGTGCGCGGCAGCCGCCAGACCTTTCAGGACGGAACCCTGCACCTGGTCGAGTTCGATCGCACCGTGATCGACATTGGCGGACCGGCAAAGGGTCACAATCCCGGCTGGCGTCAACCTGAGGAGCGCCTGCTTCCGGCCCTGTTCAACCCGGACATGTCCAATACGAACGACAGATACTATGCCGACAAGCTAAGGGCCGAAGGACACAATCGATTGGCGACAGCGCTGTTGCCGATTGCCTATTCCGTCGTAGCCCTGGCCTTCGTCCTGCGCGGCGGCTTTTCACGCCAGGGCAATCTGATTTCCCTTATCGGCGCGGTCACGGCGATGATTTTAGTCCTGGTCGGACACATGTCGGCCGTTTCTGCCGCAGGCACCGACCTCAGGCTCTGGCCGGCAATCTATCTGAACGTCGCCGTCCCGACCCTGGTCGGACTTTACTTCGTCCTGCGGCCGCGCAAGCACCGTCGGCGCAGCGCCGACAGCACCGCGCTGGCCGCGGCGGAATAA